In one Agathobacter rectalis ATCC 33656 genomic region, the following are encoded:
- a CDS encoding response regulator transcription factor has translation MDKILVVEDDKTVYSGIKKLLELQHYSVVIAQNGMEALEKIDESFSLVIMDIMMPQLDGIETCRRMRERHSVPILFLSAKSEELDKLEGLEVGGDDYMTKPFSNMELISKVKALIRRYLVYDSGSANRTNKDETIETDGLKLFTNRNKVEFNDNEIKLTGKEYEILKLLMKNPDRIYTIEMIYEMVWDEAFTYNAKNTVMVHIKNLRNKLIKACGDACIHTEWGRGYRFER, from the coding sequence ATGGACAAAATTCTTGTTGTTGAGGATGATAAAACAGTATACAGTGGAATAAAAAAGCTTCTCGAATTGCAGCATTATAGTGTGGTAATTGCGCAAAACGGTATGGAAGCCTTAGAAAAAATAGATGAATCGTTCAGCCTTGTAATAATGGATATAATGATGCCTCAGTTAGATGGCATTGAAACATGCAGGAGAATGCGTGAAAGACACAGTGTTCCGATATTGTTTTTGTCAGCAAAATCGGAAGAGCTGGATAAGCTGGAAGGGCTTGAAGTAGGTGGTGACGATTACATGACTAAGCCATTTTCGAACATGGAGCTTATTTCAAAGGTTAAAGCTCTTATCAGACGATATCTGGTATATGACAGTGGAAGTGCAAATCGCACAAACAAGGATGAAACTATAGAGACAGATGGACTTAAACTGTTTACGAATCGAAACAAGGTTGAGTTTAATGATAATGAGATAAAATTAACAGGAAAAGAATATGAGATATTAAAATTGCTGATGAAAAATCCTGACCGGATATATACGATTGAGATGATATACGAGATGGTATGGGATGAGGCTTTTACATATAATGCAAAGAATACTGTTATGGTACACATTAAAAATCTTAGGAATAAGCTTATAAAAGCATGTGGCGATGCATGTATACACACAGAATGGGGAAGAGGATACCGTTTTGAGAGATGA